Proteins encoded in a region of the Ruegeria sp. AD91A genome:
- a CDS encoding alpha-D-ribose 1-methylphosphonate 5-triphosphate diphosphatase, whose translation MTALDLTMTGAEVLLPGDGLSRYDLSIADGVVKHDPTGRRIDLTGYLVLPGIVDLHGDGFERHIAPRRGAMKQMNEGILAVEAELAANGITTAVLAQFYSWEGGVRGPEFAAQVFRAIAAVKDSAVTDLIPQLRFETNMLEDYAGLARRIAEWQVPYVVFNDHLPHDRLAQGKKPPRLTGQALKAGRNPDAHFEMLLGMHARRNEVPAAVEALSATLVEMGVRLGSHDDATAETRAWWRDRGVRIAEFPETLEAAEAARSAEDHVILGSPNVVRGGSHKGNASAVELIAMGLCDALASDYHYPSPRRAALMLAKTGLLDLAGAWALISSGPARVLDMQDRGTLAPGRRADLVILDADTHRVAATLAGGRISYMSGDVAARFVN comes from the coding sequence ATGACCGCACTGGACCTGACAATGACCGGCGCAGAGGTCCTGTTGCCGGGGGATGGTCTGTCGCGCTACGATCTTTCGATAGCGGACGGCGTTGTTAAGCATGATCCGACCGGGCGCAGGATTGATCTGACCGGTTATCTTGTCCTGCCCGGTATCGTCGATCTGCACGGGGACGGGTTCGAACGCCACATCGCCCCTCGGCGCGGCGCGATGAAGCAGATGAACGAAGGTATTCTGGCAGTCGAGGCCGAACTGGCCGCCAATGGCATCACCACCGCTGTGCTGGCCCAGTTCTACAGTTGGGAAGGTGGCGTGCGCGGCCCGGAGTTTGCCGCGCAGGTGTTTCGGGCAATCGCTGCGGTCAAGGACAGCGCAGTCACGGATCTGATCCCGCAATTGCGGTTCGAGACCAACATGCTTGAGGATTATGCCGGTCTGGCGCGGCGTATCGCCGAATGGCAGGTGCCCTATGTGGTGTTCAATGATCACCTGCCGCATGATCGTTTGGCGCAGGGCAAAAAGCCTCCGCGCCTGACCGGGCAAGCGTTGAAGGCCGGGCGCAATCCGGATGCGCATTTTGAGATGCTGCTTGGCATGCATGCCCGTAGGAACGAAGTGCCTGCCGCCGTCGAAGCACTCAGCGCCACACTTGTCGAAATGGGTGTGCGTCTGGGCAGCCATGATGACGCAACCGCCGAGACGCGGGCATGGTGGCGCGACCGGGGCGTGCGCATTGCCGAATTCCCCGAAACGCTTGAGGCTGCCGAGGCCGCGCGTTCCGCCGAGGATCACGTTATCCTCGGATCTCCCAACGTTGTGCGGGGTGGGTCGCACAAGGGGAATGCCAGCGCGGTTGAACTGATTGCCATGGGGCTTTGTGATGCGTTGGCCTCGGATTACCACTATCCCAGCCCGCGCCGCGCGGCGTTGATGCTGGCCAAAACCGGTCTGCTGGATTTGGCCGGTGCCTGGGCGCTGATCTCGTCCGGCCCCGCGCGGGTACTGGACATGCAGGACCGGGGCACGCTCGCGCCGGGAAGACGCGCGGACCTGGTCATCCTGGATGCGGATACCCATCGCGTCGCGGCCACCTTGGCCGGTGGGCGCATCAGCTATATGTCGGGTGATGTCGCCGCGCGCTTCGTGAACTGA
- a CDS encoding 5-(carboxyamino)imidazole ribonucleotide synthase has protein sequence MAEMLAQGAVIGILGGGQLGRMLSVAAARLGFVSHIYEPGANAPAGQVADRVTTAAYDDANALKAFAVAVDVITYEFENIPTEALDILEAHRPIRPGREALRVSQDRLTEKAFLQELGLKTAPFADIADLTSLNAAIEQIGTPAILKTRRFGYDGKGQARLRSPEDAEAALADMAGAPAILEGFVDFSHEVSIIAARGLDGQVACFDPGENVHRDGILRTTTIPARLSPAQRTDAILLAANILNALEYVGVMGVELFVTPGGLIVNEIAPRVHNSGHWTQNGCAVDQFEQHIRAVAGWPLGDGQRHSDVVMENLIGDDMDRVPELARERDVALHLYGKAEVKAGRKMGHFNRIKR, from the coding sequence ATGGCGGAAATGCTCGCCCAAGGTGCAGTGATCGGGATTCTGGGGGGCGGTCAGCTAGGCCGGATGCTGTCTGTGGCAGCCGCCAGACTGGGTTTTGTCAGCCATATCTACGAACCGGGTGCAAACGCGCCGGCCGGGCAGGTTGCGGATCGCGTCACCACCGCGGCTTACGACGATGCAAACGCGCTGAAAGCCTTTGCCGTTGCGGTCGATGTCATCACCTATGAGTTCGAGAACATCCCGACCGAAGCGCTGGACATTCTGGAAGCGCACCGCCCGATCCGCCCCGGGCGCGAGGCATTGCGGGTCAGCCAGGACAGGTTGACCGAGAAGGCATTTCTGCAAGAGCTGGGACTGAAGACGGCCCCGTTTGCGGATATTGCCGACCTGACCAGCCTGAATGCGGCGATCGAGCAGATCGGAACGCCCGCCATCCTGAAAACCCGTCGCTTCGGCTATGACGGCAAGGGGCAGGCCCGGCTGCGCAGCCCTGAGGATGCCGAGGCCGCTCTGGCCGATATGGCCGGTGCACCAGCTATTCTGGAAGGGTTCGTGGATTTCTCGCACGAGGTGTCGATCATCGCGGCCCGCGGTCTGGACGGTCAGGTCGCCTGTTTCGATCCGGGTGAGAATGTGCACCGCGATGGCATCTTGCGCACCACCACCATCCCTGCCCGCCTGTCTCCCGCCCAGCGCACAGACGCAATCCTGCTCGCAGCAAACATCCTGAACGCACTCGAATACGTCGGCGTGATGGGCGTTGAGCTGTTCGTGACGCCCGGCGGTCTGATCGTGAACGAAATCGCGCCGCGGGTCCACAATTCGGGCCACTGGACGCAGAACGGCTGCGCTGTCGATCAGTTCGAACAGCATATCCGCGCCGTGGCAGGCTGGCCATTGGGGGACGGACAGCGCCATTCCGATGTGGTGATGGAAAACCTGATCGGCGACGACATGGACCGTGTACCTGAGCTGGCCCGCGAGCGGGATGTGGCGCTGCATCTCTACGGCAAGGCCGAAGTCAAGGCGGGTCGCAAGATGGGGCATTTCAACCGCATCAAACGTTGA
- a CDS encoding NAD(P)-binding domain-containing protein: MSRIGFIGTGHIAAPIARLMAAKEHQISVTERNATVSSALKAELGATVAAPQTVIDTSDIVFLCLRPHIAADVLDPLIFRADQQIVSVMASVPTEQLAALCAPASDFVQTIPLGFLETGGCPMAAFGNDRLLADLFEPENPVVKVADEAALNAHFAICAMVPGILDLMVTGAKWLGDATGDTDGAEFYTTQLMAGFLASMEKGTAGRLAQERDALATEDTLSLQMTDALNDQGAHEALRSALSAIGKRLES, from the coding sequence ATGAGCCGGATCGGATTTATCGGCACCGGCCATATCGCCGCGCCGATCGCGCGACTGATGGCCGCCAAAGAGCACCAGATCAGCGTGACCGAGCGCAACGCCACAGTTTCATCTGCCTTGAAGGCGGAACTGGGCGCAACCGTCGCTGCACCTCAGACCGTGATTGACACCTCGGACATCGTGTTCCTGTGCCTGCGCCCGCATATTGCGGCCGACGTTCTGGACCCGCTGATCTTTCGTGCCGATCAGCAGATCGTTTCCGTCATGGCGTCGGTGCCCACCGAGCAACTGGCCGCGCTTTGCGCCCCTGCGTCGGATTTCGTGCAGACCATCCCGCTGGGCTTTCTGGAAACCGGCGGCTGCCCGATGGCAGCTTTTGGCAATGATCGCCTGCTGGCCGATCTGTTTGAGCCCGAGAACCCTGTGGTCAAGGTTGCGGATGAAGCCGCGCTGAACGCGCATTTCGCCATTTGTGCCATGGTTCCCGGCATTCTGGACCTGATGGTCACCGGTGCCAAATGGCTGGGTGACGCAACCGGGGATACGGACGGGGCCGAGTTCTATACAACGCAGTTAATGGCGGGCTTTCTGGCCTCGATGGAAAAAGGCACCGCCGGGCGGTTGGCGCAAGAGCGTGACGCCCTGGCGACAGAGGACACGCTGAGCCTGCAAATGACGGACGCCCTGAATGATCAGGGCGCGCACGAGGCGCTGCGTTCCGCGCTTAGCGCTATTGGCAAACGTTTGGAGAGTTGA
- the purE gene encoding 5-(carboxyamino)imidazole ribonucleotide mutase: MSDVKVGIIMGSQSDWPTMKEAADILDELGVAYEARIVSAHRTPDRLWDYGKTAVSRGLQVIIAGAGGAAHLPGMMASKTRVPVIGVPVQTRALSGVDSLYSIVQMPKGFPVATMAIGSAGGANAGLMAAGILALQDDALAERLDNWRDALSASIPQEPQG, translated from the coding sequence ATGAGCGATGTGAAAGTGGGGATCATTATGGGCAGCCAGTCGGACTGGCCCACGATGAAGGAAGCCGCAGATATTCTGGACGAACTGGGCGTCGCCTACGAAGCGCGTATCGTATCGGCCCACCGCACGCCGGACCGGTTGTGGGACTATGGCAAGACCGCAGTCTCGCGTGGATTGCAGGTGATCATTGCAGGTGCTGGCGGGGCGGCGCATCTTCCGGGTATGATGGCGTCGAAAACGCGGGTACCAGTCATTGGCGTCCCGGTGCAGACCCGCGCCTTGTCGGGCGTGGATTCTCTGTATTCCATCGTGCAGATGCCCAAGGGGTTCCCGGTGGCGACCATGGCGATCGGGTCCGCCGGCGGGGCCAATGCCGGTCTGATGGCAGCGGGCATCCTGGCATTGCAGGATGATGCTTTGGCCGAACGGCTGGACAACTGGCGTGACGCGCTGTCAGCGTCGATCCCCCAGGAACCGCAGGGATGA
- a CDS encoding YdcH family protein translates to MNAPTDLSMKTDEVLRVELEVFRRQHRDLDEAIEALHEKGTADQLTLRRLKKEKLRLKDIIRLIEDRLTPDIIA, encoded by the coding sequence ATGAATGCGCCTACCGATCTTTCGATGAAAACAGATGAAGTATTGCGTGTTGAGCTTGAGGTTTTCCGCCGACAGCACCGCGATCTGGACGAGGCGATCGAAGCGTTGCATGAAAAGGGAACGGCCGATCAACTGACCTTACGGCGCCTGAAAAAAGAGAAATTGCGCCTGAAAGACATCATCCGGCTGATCGAAGACCGCCTGACCCCCGATATCATCGCCTGA
- a CDS encoding Hsp20 family protein yields the protein MSKLTLGSYPHLLGFEQLERLLERSAKAGNEGYPPYNIEQTSDFSYRITLAVAGFAEEDLSITIEDRQLVIRGRQRDDSEGRIFLHRGIAARQFQRMFVLADGVEVGEAIMENGLLHVDLTRAVPETVVQTINIRKG from the coding sequence GTGTCGAAACTCACTCTTGGCTCATACCCGCATCTATTGGGGTTCGAGCAGTTGGAACGCCTTCTGGAACGGTCTGCAAAGGCCGGAAATGAAGGGTACCCGCCTTATAACATCGAACAGACCTCGGATTTCTCCTATCGCATCACTCTTGCGGTGGCCGGGTTTGCCGAAGAGGATCTGTCAATCACGATCGAGGATCGCCAGTTGGTGATCAGGGGCCGTCAGCGCGACGACAGCGAGGGGCGCATATTCCTGCACCGTGGCATCGCGGCGCGTCAGTTCCAGCGCATGTTCGTGCTGGCTGACGGTGTCGAAGTGGGCGAGGCGATCATGGAAAACGGTCTGCTGCACGTGGATCTGACCCGCGCCGTGCCGGAAACCGTGGTTCAGACGATCAACATACGGAAGGGGTAA
- a CDS encoding DUF1150 family protein, with the protein MNTPIEINTEGNRIVYVKTVEVSELPREVREQAGDLDQLYAVHDSDGQQLALVADRKLAFVLAREHDLSPVAVH; encoded by the coding sequence ATGAATACACCGATTGAAATCAACACCGAAGGCAACCGTATTGTCTATGTCAAAACGGTTGAAGTATCTGAATTGCCTCGGGAAGTTCGTGAACAGGCAGGCGATCTGGATCAGCTTTACGCCGTCCACGATTCCGACGGGCAGCAACTGGCGCTGGTCGCAGACCGCAAGCTGGCCTTTGTGCTGGCGCGAGAACATGATCTGTCTCCGGTGGCCGTTCACTAG